From a single Capsicum annuum cultivar UCD-10X-F1 chromosome 12, UCD10Xv1.1, whole genome shotgun sequence genomic region:
- the LOC124889551 gene encoding uncharacterized protein LOC124889551, which translates to MKKKKVSCETVDNLHHCSAILSQSLVQKKPDPGAFTILCTVGPMKFEKALCDLDASINLIPLAIYKRLDVGAPTPTNMRIMMADRSIKRPVGILHDVLVKVAAFILPADFVVLDYDVDFEVPIILGRPLLATGRVLVDLEL; encoded by the coding sequence atgaagaagaagaaagtaagCTGTGAGACGGTGgacaatctccaccattgtagtgctattttgTCACAGTCCTTAGTACAGAAAAAGCCTGATCCTGGTGCTTTCACTATTTTGTGCACAGTAGGACCCATGAAATTTGAGAAAGCTTTGTGTGACCTTGATGCAAGTATTAATTTGATCCCACTGGCCATCTATAAGAGGCTTGATGTAGGGGCACCTACTCCTACAAACATGCGAATcatgatggcagataggtcaatTAAAAGACCTGTGGGTATTCTACATGACGTGCTGGTGAAAGTGGCCGCCTTCATTCTCCCTGCGGATTTTGTGGTTCtagactatgatgttgattttgaggtgcCTATTATTCTGGGAAGACCATTATTGGCCACAGGGAGAGTGCTAGTTGATTTGGAGCTTTAA